The following coding sequences are from one Selenomonas sputigena ATCC 35185 window:
- a CDS encoding TPM domain-containing protein, whose protein sequence is MNTPRTHQQLCALLFIIVSLLALAGPSADAAVLPKPSQREYIVDTAGIVSAEDCAQIEKIGEELREKTKAEIVVVTVATLDGTDIESYANELFRSWGIGNAKQSNGVLLLIAKDDRKFRIEVGYGLEGEITDGRAGEILDKMKPYFRDEKYSEGVLNAYQKLAAYAYRAAGVTPGADVSETLEEASTHEEEEPSILMNVFIFFLAIVGMILLGVILNWLLGILNQALGPGGGSSSGDYGGGYGGGSSSGSSSRGGYGGGSSGGGGASGGW, encoded by the coding sequence ATGAACACACCCCGCACACACCAACAGCTGTGCGCCCTCCTCTTCATCATCGTCAGCCTCCTCGCACTTGCCGGCCCATCCGCTGACGCCGCCGTACTTCCTAAGCCTTCGCAGCGCGAATACATCGTCGACACGGCAGGCATCGTTTCAGCAGAGGATTGCGCACAGATCGAGAAGATCGGCGAAGAGCTGCGCGAAAAGACGAAGGCGGAAATCGTCGTCGTGACCGTCGCCACCTTGGACGGCACAGACATCGAATCGTACGCAAACGAACTCTTCCGCAGCTGGGGCATCGGCAACGCGAAGCAAAGCAACGGAGTCCTTCTGCTCATCGCCAAGGACGACCGCAAGTTCCGCATCGAAGTCGGCTACGGGCTTGAAGGCGAAATCACGGACGGCAGAGCGGGCGAGATCCTTGACAAGATGAAGCCGTACTTTCGCGATGAGAAGTACTCCGAGGGCGTGCTCAATGCCTATCAGAAGCTCGCCGCCTACGCCTACCGTGCTGCAGGAGTCACACCGGGCGCTGATGTGAGCGAGACGCTTGAAGAAGCGTCCACGCATGAAGAAGAGGAACCGAGCATTCTGATGAATGTCTTCATCTTCTTCCTTGCCATCGTCGGCATGATTCTGCTCGGCGTCATCCTGAACTGGCTTCTCGGCATCCTCAACCAAGCGCTCGGCCCCGGCGGTGGCTCCTCGAGCGGCGATTACGGCGGCGGCTACGGCGGCGGCTCTTCCAGCGGCAGTTCCTCGCGCGGCGGCTACGGCGGCGGCTCTTCCGGCGGCGGCGGCGCATCGGGCGGCTGGTAA
- a CDS encoding LemA family protein — translation MNKGLIALGAVVVVIIFILGGAISLYNGLKEAEISVDASYGQVENQMQRRSDLIPNLVNTVKGYDVHEKAVIEEVVNARAKLAGAQDVEQMDAANAELTGALGRLFAIAEAYPDLKANTQYLELMRELAGSENRIAVARRDYNEAVRQYNMSISTFPGVFFAGFMGMTKKPQFQAKEGADAVPEVKF, via the coding sequence ATGAACAAAGGACTGATCGCGCTCGGCGCTGTCGTCGTCGTCATTATCTTCATCCTCGGCGGAGCCATCTCCCTCTACAACGGACTGAAAGAGGCGGAAATCAGCGTCGACGCATCGTACGGACAGGTCGAGAACCAAATGCAGCGGCGCAGCGACCTCATCCCGAACCTCGTGAACACGGTCAAGGGATATGACGTACACGAGAAGGCCGTCATTGAGGAGGTCGTCAATGCACGCGCCAAACTCGCAGGTGCGCAGGACGTCGAGCAGATGGATGCGGCAAACGCCGAACTCACAGGCGCACTCGGCCGCCTCTTCGCCATCGCCGAGGCATATCCCGATCTCAAGGCAAACACACAGTACCTCGAACTCATGCGCGAGCTGGCCGGCTCGGAAAATCGCATCGCCGTCGCACGCCGCGACTACAACGAGGCAGTACGCCAGTACAACATGAGCATCTCAACCTTCCCCGGCGTATTCTTCGCCGGCTTCATGGGCATGACGAAGAAGCCCCAGTTCCAAGCGAAGGAGGGCGCAGACGCCGTCCCTGAAGTGAAGTTCTAA
- a CDS encoding alpha-galactosidase, producing the protein MNIVYHEQGRVFHLFNDSVSYIFMVLPHGGLGSLYYGKALRDREGFEHIFERAHRGMTACVFADTRSYSLDAIRQELPTYGSSDFRRPALNVLQENGSRILDLQYAGYRVMDGKPKLAGLPATYTEAETEAKTLIVEVKDELTGLRAELLYTIFAEGGAIARSVRYINEGKEVLHLQKVMSMSIDLPDTEYDWLELTGAWSRERHIEIRPLATGITAIGSRRGHSSGQYNPFAALLRRGTTETCGEALAMSLVYSGNFEMLAEVDNHGVTRLQAGIHSTDFDWKLMPGAEFQTPEAVLVWTDAGLNGMSQTYHRLYQKRLARGPWRDKVRPILINNWEATYFDFTEEKLLKIADKAAECGIELFVLDDGWFGARTSDYAGLGDWTVNRDRLPNGIDGLAEKIEARGMKFGIWVELEMVNEDSDLYRAHPDWVLSVPGRRKSLGRSQCVLDFSRQEVVDNIYGQVEAILASGKVSYVKWDMNRSITECWSHALPADQQGEVFHRYILGLYELYERLTAKFPHVLFESCASGGGRFDPGMLYYAPQAWTSDNSDAAERQKIQYGTSMCYPVSSMGSHVSVVPNHQMNRMTPLHTRANTAYFGTFGYELDLNKLTEEEIAEVKEQVSFMKEYREIFQYGTFYRLQSPFENNVMAWMSVSADRKTAIVGWYRTLNRVNYRFERVKLAGLLPDVLYENRRNGVRCYGDELMNYGLITTDGTAGEPIAENGLTVDFESRIYVLKAVE; encoded by the coding sequence ATGAACATCGTTTATCATGAGCAGGGCAGGGTCTTTCATCTCTTCAACGATTCCGTGAGTTACATCTTCATGGTGCTGCCCCATGGCGGGCTGGGTTCGCTCTATTATGGCAAGGCGCTTCGCGACCGTGAGGGGTTTGAGCACATCTTCGAGCGTGCGCACCGCGGCATGACGGCATGTGTCTTTGCGGATACGCGCAGCTACTCGCTGGACGCGATCCGCCAGGAATTGCCGACGTACGGCTCGTCGGATTTTCGCCGCCCTGCGCTGAATGTTCTTCAGGAAAACGGCAGCCGTATCCTCGATCTGCAGTATGCAGGCTATCGCGTCATGGACGGCAAGCCGAAACTCGCAGGGCTGCCCGCGACATATACGGAGGCGGAGACGGAGGCAAAGACGCTCATCGTCGAGGTGAAGGACGAATTGACGGGACTGCGTGCCGAGCTTCTCTATACCATATTTGCCGAGGGCGGTGCCATCGCGCGCAGTGTGCGTTACATCAATGAGGGCAAGGAAGTGCTGCATTTGCAGAAGGTCATGAGCATGTCGATTGACTTGCCCGATACGGAGTACGATTGGCTGGAACTGACGGGGGCTTGGTCACGCGAGCGTCATATTGAGATTCGTCCGCTCGCAACGGGCATCACGGCGATTGGCAGCCGCCGCGGGCACTCTTCGGGACAGTACAATCCTTTTGCAGCGCTCCTGCGTCGCGGGACGACGGAGACATGCGGTGAGGCGCTGGCGATGAGCCTCGTCTACAGCGGGAATTTCGAGATGCTTGCCGAGGTCGACAACCACGGTGTGACACGTCTGCAGGCGGGTATTCACAGCACGGATTTCGACTGGAAGCTTATGCCGGGCGCAGAGTTCCAGACGCCCGAGGCGGTTCTCGTCTGGACGGATGCGGGACTCAACGGCATGAGTCAGACGTATCACCGTCTCTATCAGAAGCGATTGGCGCGCGGACCGTGGCGCGACAAGGTGCGCCCGATTCTCATCAACAACTGGGAAGCGACGTATTTTGACTTTACGGAAGAGAAGCTGCTCAAGATAGCGGACAAGGCGGCGGAGTGCGGCATCGAGCTCTTCGTTCTCGACGACGGCTGGTTCGGTGCGCGCACCTCCGACTATGCGGGACTGGGCGACTGGACGGTAAACCGCGACCGTTTGCCGAACGGCATCGACGGACTTGCGGAGAAGATCGAGGCGCGCGGCATGAAGTTCGGCATCTGGGTCGAGCTTGAGATGGTCAACGAGGACTCCGATCTCTATCGTGCGCATCCCGACTGGGTGCTTTCCGTACCGGGACGGCGCAAGTCGCTCGGACGCTCGCAGTGCGTGCTCGATTTCTCGCGCCAAGAGGTGGTCGACAACATCTATGGGCAGGTGGAGGCGATTCTCGCGAGCGGCAAGGTCTCCTATGTGAAATGGGACATGAACCGCAGCATCACGGAATGCTGGTCGCATGCGCTGCCTGCCGATCAGCAGGGCGAGGTGTTCCATCGCTATATCCTCGGCCTTTACGAGCTCTACGAACGCCTGACCGCGAAGTTCCCGCATGTGCTCTTCGAGTCCTGCGCTTCGGGCGGCGGCCGCTTTGACCCCGGTATGCTTTACTATGCGCCGCAGGCGTGGACGAGCGACAATTCGGATGCCGCCGAGCGGCAAAAGATCCAGTACGGCACATCCATGTGCTATCCTGTGAGCAGCATGGGCAGCCATGTCTCCGTCGTGCCGAACCATCAGATGAACCGCATGACGCCGCTGCACACGCGTGCGAATACGGCATACTTCGGAACGTTCGGCTATGAGCTCGATTTGAACAAATTGACGGAAGAGGAGATTGCAGAGGTCAAAGAACAGGTTTCCTTTATGAAGGAGTATCGGGAAATCTTCCAGTACGGGACGTTCTATCGCCTGCAAAGCCCCTTTGAAAATAATGTCATGGCGTGGATGAGCGTGAGTGCGGATCGGAAGACGGCGATTGTCGGATGGTATCGCACACTGAACCGCGTGAATTATCGCTTCGAGCGCGTGAAGCTTGCGGGACTCCTGCCGGATGTCCTCTATGAAAATCGCCGCAACGGTGTGCGCTGCTACGGCGACGAGCTGATGAACTACGGGCTTATCACGACGGACGGCACGGCGGGCGAACCGATTGCGGAGAACGGATTGACGGTGGATTTTGAGTCGCGCATTTATGTGCTGAAGGCTGTTGAATAA
- a CDS encoding LacI family DNA-binding transcriptional regulator, whose product MKATIIDVAKDSGVSVATVSRVVNGNYPVREKTRLKVENSIKKLEYVPNLQARELNMQRSSSIGVVVPSFDNMFFAEVLDGIEEHLRQSSYSLLLACAQNDAAREEECVRDFITRNVSGVIVVSPNTEMAVSDFYENTAARLPLVFVNSAREIAGISYVTSDQSRGARAALEHLFHYGHERILFVQGENSDSYRIKEKVYRSVMQERGTFHEEDIVNIGEGNRIETVENTMFILMDMMLGFAPTAIFCCNDLMAMGALNACQRMGRRVPQDVSLIGYDNTALSRYTAPNLTTVDQHMGDLGREAARLMLAKIEDGVTENVVLANTVVERGTTGFHVEES is encoded by the coding sequence ATGAAGGCGACGATCATCGATGTGGCAAAGGATTCCGGCGTTTCAGTGGCGACGGTCTCGCGCGTGGTGAACGGCAATTATCCCGTGCGCGAAAAGACGCGGCTCAAGGTGGAGAATTCCATCAAAAAACTGGAGTATGTGCCGAATTTGCAGGCACGTGAGCTGAACATGCAGCGCTCATCGAGCATCGGCGTCGTCGTGCCGAGTTTCGACAATATGTTCTTTGCCGAGGTGCTCGACGGAATCGAGGAGCATCTGCGGCAGAGCTCGTACTCCCTGCTCCTCGCGTGTGCACAGAACGATGCGGCGCGCGAGGAAGAGTGCGTGCGGGATTTCATCACACGCAATGTTTCGGGCGTCATCGTTGTCAGTCCGAATACGGAGATGGCTGTGTCGGACTTCTACGAGAATACGGCGGCGCGTCTGCCTCTGGTCTTTGTCAACAGTGCGCGGGAGATCGCGGGCATATCATACGTGACGAGCGATCAGAGCAGAGGGGCGCGGGCGGCGCTTGAGCATCTCTTTCACTACGGGCACGAACGCATCCTCTTCGTGCAGGGGGAAAACAGTGATTCCTACCGCATCAAGGAGAAAGTTTACCGTTCCGTCATGCAGGAGCGCGGGACATTCCATGAAGAGGATATTGTCAATATCGGCGAGGGCAATCGCATCGAGACCGTCGAGAACACGATGTTCATCCTGATGGACATGATGCTGGGGTTTGCGCCGACGGCAATCTTCTGCTGCAACGATCTCATGGCGATGGGGGCGCTGAATGCCTGTCAGCGCATGGGGCGGCGCGTGCCGCAGGATGTCTCGTTGATCGGCTATGACAATACGGCACTCAGCCGATATACTGCGCCCAACCTTACGACCGTCGACCAGCACATGGGCGATCTCGGGCGGGAGGCGGCGCGCCTCATGCTGGCAAAGATCGAGGATGGCGTGACGGAGAACGTCGTGCTTGCCAATACTGTGGTTGAGCGCGGGACGACAGGGTTTCACGTGGAAGAAAGTTGA
- the galT gene encoding UDP-glucose--hexose-1-phosphate uridylyltransferase produces MCDMQHEISRLLHFARQKGLIAPEDEVYAANRLLDVLGVEEYVPEQVDETLETATPILERMLDYAAGKGLIEGTTDERDLFDTRIMDCVMPRPSEVVRQFRALYAASPREATDYYYDLSIASNYIRKTRIDKNIAWQAETEYGALDVTINLSKPEKDPRDIAKAKLAKSSAYPKCLLCRENEGYAGRVNHPARETHRLIPLDLTGRSWFLQYSPYTYYNEHCIVLNNEHVPMAISRETFENLAAFLEIFPHYFAGSNADLPIVGGSILSHDHYQGGRYTFAMERAPVEQEYRFANYPNVRAGHVKWPMSTLRLTSSDKGALIDLATKILAAWRTYSDASVEILAETDAPHNTITPIARRRGKDFEFDLVFRNNRTTEEHPLGLFHPHADVHHIKKENIGLIEVLGLAILPARLKSEMEQVRTELLKGTEDIAGIADIEKHADWYRSVRASHPEVTEADADGILRDEIGAVFLRVLTHAGVFKRDAAGMAAFDRWIDSIKDV; encoded by the coding sequence ATGTGTGATATGCAGCATGAAATCAGCCGCCTCCTGCACTTTGCCCGTCAGAAGGGGCTGATTGCGCCGGAGGATGAAGTCTATGCCGCGAATCGTTTGCTCGACGTGCTCGGTGTGGAAGAATATGTTCCGGAGCAGGTGGATGAAACGCTTGAGACGGCGACGCCCATCTTGGAGCGCATGCTCGATTATGCGGCGGGGAAGGGGCTGATCGAGGGCACGACGGATGAGCGCGATCTCTTTGATACGCGCATCATGGACTGCGTGATGCCGCGTCCGTCCGAGGTCGTGCGTCAGTTTCGCGCCCTTTATGCGGCATCGCCGCGTGAGGCGACGGATTACTATTATGACCTGAGCATCGCCTCGAACTACATCCGCAAGACGCGCATCGACAAGAACATTGCGTGGCAGGCAGAAACGGAGTACGGCGCTCTCGATGTGACGATCAATCTCTCGAAGCCGGAGAAGGATCCGCGCGACATCGCAAAGGCAAAACTCGCGAAATCTTCCGCCTATCCGAAATGTCTGCTCTGCCGCGAGAACGAGGGCTACGCGGGGCGCGTGAATCACCCTGCGCGCGAGACGCATCGCCTCATCCCGCTCGATCTTACGGGGCGTTCGTGGTTTTTGCAGTATTCGCCCTACACCTACTACAACGAGCACTGCATTGTGCTGAACAACGAGCATGTGCCGATGGCGATCTCGCGCGAGACGTTTGAGAATCTCGCGGCGTTTCTTGAGATTTTTCCGCATTATTTCGCGGGCTCGAATGCTGATCTGCCGATCGTCGGCGGCTCGATCCTCTCGCACGACCACTATCAGGGCGGGCGCTATACGTTTGCCATGGAACGCGCGCCGGTGGAGCAGGAATATCGCTTTGCGAACTATCCGAATGTCCGTGCAGGGCATGTGAAATGGCCGATGTCGACATTGCGCCTCACGTCATCCGACAAGGGAGCGCTCATCGACCTTGCAACGAAGATTCTCGCCGCGTGGCGCACATACAGCGACGCTTCGGTGGAGATTCTGGCGGAGACGGATGCGCCGCACAACACGATCACGCCGATTGCGCGGCGGCGCGGCAAGGATTTCGAGTTCGATCTCGTCTTCCGCAACAACCGCACGACGGAGGAGCATCCGCTCGGGTTGTTCCATCCGCATGCCGATGTGCACCACATCAAGAAGGAGAACATCGGCCTGATCGAGGTGCTGGGGCTGGCAATCCTGCCCGCGCGGCTTAAATCAGAGATGGAACAGGTGCGCACGGAACTCTTGAAGGGAACGGAGGACATCGCGGGCATCGCGGACATTGAAAAGCACGCGGACTGGTATCGCTCGGTACGCGCGTCGCATCCCGAAGTGACGGAGGCGGATGCAGATGGAATCCTGCGCGATGAGATCGGCGCCGTGTTTTTACGGGTGCTCACGCACGCGGGAGTCTTCAAGCGCGATGCGGCGGGGATGGCGGCGTTCGATCGCTGGATCGACAGTATAAAGGACGTTTGA
- the galE gene encoding UDP-glucose 4-epimerase GalE: protein MAILVCGGAGYIGSHAVHALIEKGEQVVIVDNLQTGHRGALNPKAKFYEGDIRDASVLDKIFTENKVEAVIHFAANSLVGESMEKPLLYFNNNVYGMQVLLEAMVRHGVDKIVFSSTAAVYGEPKRVPIHEDDETCPTNTYGETKLTMEKMMKWVSRANGVRYVSLRYFNAAGALPDGSIGEDHATETHLIPLILQVPTGRRDHITVFGDDYPTPDGTCLRDYIHVVDLADAHVLALEYLRKGGASDIFNLGNGQGFSVKEMIAAAEKATGRSIKVEIGARRAGDPAQLIASSEKARSVLGWKPQFTDVEQVIGTAWRWHEHHPHGYED, encoded by the coding sequence ATGGCGATATTGGTATGCGGAGGCGCGGGCTACATTGGCTCTCATGCCGTGCACGCGCTCATCGAAAAGGGCGAGCAGGTTGTCATTGTCGACAATCTGCAGACGGGACACCGCGGCGCACTGAATCCGAAGGCGAAGTTTTATGAGGGCGACATTCGCGATGCTTCGGTTCTCGACAAGATTTTTACCGAAAACAAGGTCGAGGCAGTCATCCACTTTGCGGCGAATTCTCTCGTCGGCGAGAGCATGGAAAAGCCCCTGCTCTACTTCAACAACAATGTCTACGGGATGCAGGTGCTCCTTGAGGCGATGGTGCGTCATGGCGTCGACAAGATCGTATTCTCTTCGACGGCGGCGGTCTACGGCGAGCCGAAGCGCGTGCCGATTCACGAGGACGATGAGACATGCCCGACGAACACCTATGGCGAGACGAAGCTCACGATGGAGAAGATGATGAAGTGGGTGAGCCGCGCCAACGGCGTGCGCTATGTGTCTCTGCGCTACTTCAATGCGGCGGGGGCGCTGCCGGACGGCTCGATCGGCGAGGATCACGCGACGGAAACGCATCTCATTCCGCTCATCCTGCAAGTGCCGACGGGGCGGCGCGACCATATCACGGTGTTCGGAGATGATTATCCGACGCCGGATGGGACCTGCCTGCGCGACTACATCCATGTTGTCGATCTCGCGGATGCTCATGTGCTTGCGCTCGAATACCTGCGAAAGGGCGGTGCGAGCGATATCTTCAATCTCGGCAACGGGCAGGGCTTCTCGGTCAAGGAGATGATTGCGGCAGCGGAAAAGGCGACGGGACGCTCCATCAAGGTGGAAATCGGCGCACGGCGCGCTGGCGACCCGGCGCAGCTCATCGCGTCCAGCGAGAAGGCGCGTTCCGTGCTCGGCTGGAAGCCGCAGTTCACGGATGTGGAGCAGGTCATCGGCACGGCGTGGCGCTGGCATGAACATCATCCGCATGGTTATGAGGACTAG
- a CDS encoding galactokinase: protein MAILDEMKKVFREKFGAAETHAYFSPGRVNLIGEHTDYNGGHVFPCAISLGTYALAAPRADDVSRLYSMNAEEQGVVEFPMRGAVKSAAYGWTNYPIGVVRMMEDAGHPAAHGFDILVYGTLPNGAGLSSSASIEVLMGVILNEELGLGIDMVEIVKLAQKAENEFVGMNCGIMDQFAVGMGKKDCAILLDCNTLEYRYSKLDLKGCSIVITNTNKAHSLVSSAYNERRMQSEAALKALQKVKAIKTLGELTNAEFDENAAVIEDEVERRRARHAVYENRRTLEAVEALEQNDVKRFGALMNDSHVSLRDDYEVTGPELDALAELAWQQEGVLGSRMTGGGFAGCTVSIVRDEAIPAFEKNVAEAYTAKIGYAPSFYVANIADGAHRL from the coding sequence ATGGCAATCTTGGATGAGATGAAAAAAGTATTTCGTGAGAAATTCGGTGCGGCTGAAACGCATGCGTATTTCTCGCCAGGGCGTGTGAATCTCATCGGCGAGCATACGGACTACAACGGCGGGCACGTCTTTCCGTGTGCGATCTCGCTCGGCACGTATGCGCTCGCTGCGCCGCGTGCGGATGATGTGTCGCGCCTCTACTCGATGAATGCAGAGGAGCAGGGCGTGGTGGAGTTCCCCATGCGCGGCGCGGTAAAGAGCGCGGCCTATGGCTGGACAAACTATCCCATCGGCGTCGTGCGCATGATGGAGGACGCGGGTCATCCTGCAGCGCACGGTTTCGACATCCTCGTCTACGGGACGCTACCCAACGGTGCGGGGCTTTCTTCTTCCGCTTCCATCGAGGTCTTGATGGGGGTCATTCTGAACGAGGAGCTTGGACTCGGCATCGACATGGTGGAGATTGTAAAGCTCGCGCAAAAGGCGGAGAATGAATTCGTCGGCATGAACTGCGGCATCATGGATCAGTTTGCCGTCGGCATGGGCAAGAAGGACTGCGCGATCCTGCTCGACTGCAATACGCTCGAGTATCGCTACAGCAAACTCGACCTCAAGGGGTGCAGCATCGTCATCACGAATACGAACAAGGCGCACAGCCTCGTTTCTTCTGCATACAACGAGCGGCGCATGCAGAGCGAGGCGGCGCTGAAAGCTCTGCAGAAGGTCAAGGCGATCAAAACGCTCGGTGAGCTGACGAACGCGGAGTTCGATGAGAATGCCGCTGTCATCGAGGATGAGGTCGAGCGCAGACGTGCGCGCCACGCGGTTTACGAGAACCGCCGCACACTGGAGGCGGTGGAGGCGCTTGAGCAGAACGATGTGAAGCGGTTTGGCGCACTGATGAACGATTCCCACGTTTCCCTGCGCGACGATTACGAGGTGACGGGGCCCGAGCTGGATGCGCTCGCGGAACTCGCGTGGCAGCAGGAGGGAGTGCTCGGCTCGCGCATGACGGGAGGCGGCTTTGCGGGCTGCACGGTCAGCATTGTGCGCGACGAGGCAATTCCTGCATTTGAGAAGAATGTTGCAGAGGCATATACGGCGAAGATTGGCTATGCGCCGAGCTTCTATGTGGCGAATATTGCGGACGGCGCACACCGTCTGTAA